In the genome of Salinigranum halophilum, the window CGCCCACGAGTCCGGGAACGCCGACGGCGAGGATGACGAGCAGGTACACGAGCAGGAAGGCGCTGCCGCCGTTCTCCGCCGTCACCCACGGGAACCGCCAGATGTTTCCGAGGCCGACGGCACTCCCGACGGCCGCGAGGATGAACCCGATTCGGGTTGCCCACGTCTCACGTGTCATTACCTCACGGTGGCCGAAGCGCGCTCAAATGGGTTACGAACCGAGAATCCCTCACCTGCCGAAGATAACGGTTTTCGGTCGGCGAATCGGGTTTATTGCTGACGCACGGACGGCGAAAACTCGAACACGCTGATGAATCGACACCTGCCGGCAGACAGCCGACTCCCCGCTCTCTCCGCTGGGCGTCTCGGGTCCCTCGAGAGCCGAGCCGACTCGGGTGCCGACATCCGCTGTGGTCGGCAGGCGTGTTCCATCCAGCAGAGACGGCGGACGGTCCGACCGGCTGCGTGTCGAAGCGACCGGTGCGTCACTCCTCGAGGAAGCCGAGCTGCTCGGCGATCTCCCGAGGGTCGTAGTACATCCGTTCTTCCTGCACCTTGCCGTCCGCGATGACGAACTTCGACATCCCCCTGTGCTCGAACGTTCGGCCGGTTGGGGGGAGACCGTTGAACTCCCCTTCGTGCGTGCCGCTTCCCGTCCACTCGGTCATGACCATCTCTGCGTCTTCGAGTGCGGCCTCGACGGTAATCGTGAAGTCGGGGAACGCGGTCCGAAGTTCACGGACGTATGCTTCGAAGGCGTCTCGTCCGTGCACTTCACCGCCGGGGGCGCTTGGCTCGTAGGCCACGAACGAGTCGGAGACCGAGTCTATCTTCGAGTACTCACCGTGCCATAGTGCCAGGTAGTCACTCATGGGCTGTTCGTGTCTGGTCAAGGCGGTTGCTTCCATACGCGGTAACAGATGTGTCCACGTGTCATATAAACAACGTGTGAATCTCGGGAAGTGATAATCACGGTGCTCGGTGGGCGGCCACGATGCGGACGCTGTACTCGGGACGACCGCCGAGAGGTGTCGCGTACG includes:
- a CDS encoding ester cyclase, with the protein product MEATALTRHEQPMSDYLALWHGEYSKIDSVSDSFVAYEPSAPGGEVHGRDAFEAYVRELRTAFPDFTITVEAALEDAEMVMTEWTGSGTHEGEFNGLPPTGRTFEHRGMSKFVIADGKVQEERMYYDPREIAEQLGFLEE